In Athene noctua chromosome 11, bAthNoc1.hap1.1, whole genome shotgun sequence, the sequence AGAATACAAACAGGAAATGGACCTGCTGCTGCAAGAGAAGATGGCCCATGTGGAGGAGCTGCGGCTGATCCATGCTGATATTAATGTGGTATGCAACAGCCCAGCTGCAGACAACCTAAGTCACAGTTGTATTGTGAATCATTCCACAGGTTGTGGAATTGTGCACATCAGTGAAGCATTTCTGGTTCAATAATCTGGACTTTACAACACCACCTCAGGATCCTACAAAGAGTGCAAAGTAAATTTACCTCAGGATAATTGTTTTTCCCTGTCTGTGTCGGGCAGGGTATTTTGTAATGTTGCATAGTAAGCATATGGATCCAGAGGATAGAGAACCAAGCCCACTGTAGCCACAACTTTACCAGTAGCCACAGTAACACCACTCTGGCAGTCCCATAGAAAACTTTCCTTCCTGTTAGTCTTTTCTCATTTAGCACCTGGAAACAGAAACTTTGGCAGCTAGGTGGGACTTTTGATTGgagttttttgaaagaaaagagattCTAAGGAAATATATTTGTTGGAAGAGCTGACCTTGATCACTGAGTGGAACCACCAAACATTAAGAAGCACCAGCCTGAAGGaattaatacaaataaaacagtTACTAGAAGATTAGAAAATTAGGGGGCTAAACggggaatatatttttaaacctGAAGGTTTTATGCCCTGTTAGAGCACTTACATGACTGCATAGTGCCTTCTAGCTCTGAAGGTACCGTGCTTtgcaccagaagaaaaaaagctccaATGTTGTAAACAAATATAAGCTACATACTGGATGTGCAGACTGCATTTATTTATCACTTGAAATGTCTTTTCCCCTACCCAGCTGCATAACCTCAGTCTCTGTTtcatccttccctcttccctctcccctctcagtttgtctttttctctgctgcttttcccatttACTGCAGTAAGAGAAGCAGGAACCTTTCCCTAGCTTGTTTGATAACTTCTAACCGTCAGTGTTCGGGTATcttagaaacacagaaaattagtTTACTTTAATTTTGTCCCTTGATAGTTTTCCATAGCTCTTCACTTGGTGACTCATCTGTAGCTCGTCTACCTTCTTCTGTTGTTCAGTTCATATATggcctttttaaaatgaaaatgcatcTTGTATGTCACTTTCAGTTCCTTCTTCCTTGCCCAGTTTTCCTGCTCCCAGCATCTTAACTGTATTTTACTATTGCATCGTTTCAAATCTCTTCCAACTTTAGtaagaaaaatctcttctgatgtctcttgCTCAGTCAGAGCACCACTTTTGAGACAGTTCTTTAAAAGTATGCCTGTTCTCCTGTTTCAGATGGAGAATACTATCAAGCAGTCTGAGAACGACCTCAACAAGCTCTTGGAATCTACTCGTCGCCTACATGAGGAGTACAAACCCCTGAAGGAGCATGTAGATGCTTTGCGGATGACTCTGGGATTGCAGAGGCTGCCAGAtctgtgtgaggaggaagagaaactgTCCCTTGAGTAAGTCTCCGAAGCAAGCATCATCTGGCTTTATACCTTCTCTAGATTCTGCTGGTTGTTCTGTCATTTTACTTTTGTTGGTAGGTGGAAGAAAGAACTTAAAAGCTAAGCATGAAAAacaaaagttaataaaaaaggGATGTGGGAGCACATATATTTGCTAACATTCAGTTTGAATTTGTTGGAAGTTAAATTTAGATTATTCTAAGCTGCAAGCTCTACATATGACATGCAAAATTCAAGGGTGGTTGGTTCTCTAGATTTTTATACCATATGCTGCTTTTTCTAGCaaattttttcttcctgaaaatatttttttttacctgtttagCAAGCAGAGATAGGAGGCACTACAGGAAAGGGATACAAAACAAGTATTCTTCGGTTGGTTTGTGCTACTGCTAGTCAGAATTTTACTTTCTGCTGCATGCACATGGCAGTGGCATTTAGCCATACACCTGTGACTGTCAACAAGTAAGTTTACCGTAGATACGGAATAGATTTGGATAATAAGAGTTTCATTTTTAGATATAACCTAGGTGGGGGACAGAATTAGCTACTATTCAAAGAACAGTGTCCTCTGTTTAACAGATGAGTTTTAAATGCAAATGATGTTTTAAGAAACTTAACGCCCAGCACATTTGGCATCATTTTCATAGACACACagttttcaacatttcttttgcacttcttcagaaatgctgttttcCATTCCAAGCACCTTGGCACTACAAAGAATGTATTATCTGTTGCATACAAAAGTTACTCCTCTAACAGAATAAATTGTGAAAACTAAATTGTGCATTGTTAAAATGTAAAAGGTGCATCTAAAGCTATTAAGGATCAAATATATATGTTGTCCGCTTTCCATCCTATTAGATTTATATCCAGTTGTACATCAGGGTATCTTAGGAGCTGACAACCTGGAATCTGGCTGAAgtgcagaaatgcagagaaaaatacCACCAATTCTATATATGAACTAGTCCAAGTGGTGTAGGCAATTTGACTCTAGTGGAGGAACATGATAGTGAAATGCAACCCATTATATATTCACACAAAATATCCCTTACAAACTAACAGAATACTCCAGAAGATGTTTAtacttttaatttgtttttattttctctagctactttgaaaagcagaaagcagaatgGCAGACAGAACCACAGGAGCCTCCCATCCCAGAGTctctggctgcagctgcagcagctgcccaaCAGCTGCAAGTGGCAAGGAAACAAGACACCAGACAGACAGCGACTTTCAGACAGCAGCCACCTCCCATGAAGGTCAGGAGATGGAATGCGCTGGGCTTTCTCCTTTGTCACTGGATTTGTTTCTTAAGTTGATCAGTatttatgaagaggaaaaatgaTGTGTCCTGATTCTGATTTTTCTTGTGGTGGTTCAAATCAAGAGCAACCCCAGTAGATATAAAGCACTAGCTCCAGTCATCAAGCGTTAAGGACAAGGCTCTGTGTTATTCGACTCCTTTCCAACTTCGAGTCTTCTCAGCAGAGATAGAGGCACTACCCACTCTTGTGTTTCATGTGGGAGAAAGgcgtgcaagaaaaaaaaatgctgggcaAAAGAAAAACTAATAGCTGGGAGTTAATTCCAAATGGATTCAAATTTGAAGTAATGCACATATTTTATGAGGGAGAGTAATCACTGGTGGTACAATTACCAGGAAAGGTGATTGTTTCTGCATTTCTTGACATCTTCAATTGGATTAATTTAACCTAACCACAGGCACTTAAGTGACATTGTTACTCAGCTCCTTCTGTAGTCAGTAAAAAGAGTCAAGTAATTCCATAGGGGTATTCATCCCACCCAAGTTCCAAAGATTCACTGACTAAGGAGGCAAACTGATGTAGGTATACTCCATAGTTATGTACTTCCTATCTGGAGTTAGGCCATCAAAAAGCCTTTCTGAATGTAATATGCTTCAGTTAAATGGAAGTTAAAGGGCTTAGTATGGAGCAAAAGGGCAGAGTTCTGCATCTTGTGTTAAATATGTGGAAGCCATCTAACCTGCTTGAATGCTCCTGCCTTGAATTCTGTGACTTCGCAGTTAGCCTTCTCTGTAACTTCTCTGACTCAGTGAGCTATTACACATGTAAACATCCCTAAAAAGATGTGGAACATTTAACACGAAGTAGTATTTAATGTTAGTTACTGATACATGCCTGAACCATGGGTCTGATGAACTGTAGTTTCAATTCAATGAGATACTCTCGTGTTTCGGTTGAAGTTACTGTACAGTCCAGAGATCTGGATTGTGTAGAATGTAGCATTGGTCTGCCTTTGAACGCAAGAAGCCTtagctatttttttctgtactgtaacTTAGAACATGATACTCAATAACCAGTGTAACAACTTAAACCTTTGTAATAAGAGGCTGTAATGTCACATTTCAGGCATGTTTATCGTGTCACCAACAAATTCATCGGAACGCGCCCATATGTCCACTCTGCAAAGCAAAGAGCCGATCTCGGAATCCCAAAAAGCCCAAGAGGAAACAGGATGAATGAAGCCCAGAAGATTGACAAGCAAACACGTGATCTATTCCAGTACCCTTCCGGTAGAACTGCAAATGTGGCCAGACTTTACTGAAGTGCAGACTCAAGTATGACCGACCCATTCTTTTCTATTTAACGCAAAGTAAGCACAATGTTCCTGTTCTGTCTTAATTTCCTTCCAGTCCTTAGGATTTGGTTTTAGGAAAGTAAGTATTACTGGTGCTACACTTTAACATTCCAATCATTCCATCATTTCGACTTCTAAACAACGTGGAATTCTCATGCAGGTATCCTAAATGCCAGGCTGTTCCTATTGGCCAAATGCAATTACCACAAAGGCTTTTATGTTCTCTTTTTACAAACAGATGTTACTAAAAGATTATTCTGCTTTCTCCTGGTAACAGGAGACtatttgaaatactgaaatagcAGGCTGTctatttttgtttcactgaagaACAATTTCTTTTCCAAGCTAGTAAGACTGCATAGGTTTGGGTATCCAATAGAGCTCTTTTTatacaagggaaaaaagagaaattggtTACACAGGAAATCGGTGCATTAAGGACACACGTGAGTTCTGACTTACTATAGTTTGATTGCACCATTCCATCAGACTTGACAAAATTTGGAAGGGGGATCAAGTTGCTGGCTGTGTATGAATTTCTAAAAATGATGTAATTTGTGATGCTTTAACATCTTAATATGCCATTACTTTCAGCAGTCAGAAGACTGATTGACTTAAGTACTTAAGTACAAGGCTCAGATGAACTATATTAATGGTCCTTCTAGGTTCTGTGGCTAACCAGCCTGTGGTTCTCTAGGAAACATGCATGGAAGATCTCAAATCTCTATGCACACAGACTGCAACACGGGCCATTCTGCACATCATCTACTCCTGGTTTCTATAGCCAGAATCTCCCTTGGCAGACATATCCTTCACTGGAGCACAGGAGAGTTTAGGAACATGCACCAGGAGCAGTATCAACTAAAAATGATATATTTTGCCAGAACTGCCTGGCTTTGGTGTCATCGTCCTCCCATTTTTGTATCTTTAATGTGTCATTTTCAAGTAAGCTTTATTTCAtcccatgtttttttcttgctctgtatGTGTGCCAAAAGAGCCTTTACTAAAGGATCCTTTAGACTGCTCCCTGTATTCGTGTCTTCCCTTTGTTTCACCCTAGGTAACAACAGTTCCTCCAATGGGGACGATGGCAGCAGGCCAGCTACAGAACCGAGGCTTAAAACTTACTCATTTCTAATCCCAGTTTTGTCACCACCTTTGCCATCTAAATTGATCTTGACTATTAAATATTCTTTTCACTAACTTCAGGAGACAGGGACCACCTCTATACATTCTCTCTTTAGCCCAGGTTTTCTTCTACTGTTATGCTAGAGTGGTTATATTGAGAACTTTGCCTGTTAAATAGGAAGGACAGGGAAGCCCAGTGTCTCTGGTCAGAACTTTGCCAAATGCTGGGGACTGTACAAAGCCACATAAACCAATTTTACTGGCCAAATCACATGCGTTGCCATGGATTTCCCACCTCTGTCACAAAGTACATGAGTATTTTATTGAATACAGTCCTATAATTTATGCCAAGTTCAGTTGATATTCTCCCATTTTAATGTTTCATAGCTAAGCATCTGTCAACAGCAGAGACAGAATGTGGACCCTGCGGTCCTGAAAATATGTGAAGAGCAGTAAATTCTGTTAGCTGAATTACGGGGATTCAGTCCCTGTGAGACAGCAATAATGGAGGTCAGTAGCCTGACCCCATGCTCCAAATGGCAGTAGTGCCCTAGCTCTATGATCATGCAAGTTTCCTAACACAAATACTGGATTCTACTTTTAAGTGTCAGAGCAGCCACATGCTGTGTGCCCTGGTCAGAGCAATTCCGATTGAGTTGAAGGGAAAATGCACAGAGTTAAAGGACAGTACATAGACTCCACCAGAGCGCGTGCATACTTTGATGACAGCCATAGATAAATTTAAAAAGTAGTGACAATGGAGGATGGGCGAATGGTCTGCAATGAAGTAGCATGAATAGAAAGATATATATTTGTAGAAACTTCAACTTACAGTTCTGAAATAGGGTTAGTTGTAGCTGCTCTCGCTTTACTGTTACATTGCCAGGTTCCTGCTTTCTCGGGAGGTCTCTAGAACTCTAAACTGGAGTATGCTTAAGGAGGCACCATTTACTAATTTAGCATGGcagttttgtatttttacttttttaaactaGTTTCTTGTGCCCTTGTGTTTAACAaggtatgttttttaaaaaaaaaaaagaaaaaatgtgaatatgACCTACTGTATTTGTGTCAATCACGTACTGGTGTTTACAAATCTTTTTTCACATCCTTTACAAAGTTCTGCCACATGAATAGCTTGCATTGCTGAGAATGAGTCTAACTGAATAcgagtcaacagtgtgccctggcagccaaaagtgccaaccgtgtcctgggctgtgTAGAGCATAACACAGCTAGCCAGTCAAGGCAGGAGATTGTCCCATcctacactgcactggtgcagcCTTGAGTACTGTGTGTAGTTTTGGATGCcccaatgtaagaaggacatcaaactacTAAgggtgtgtccagaggagggtgacccagatggtgaaaggtcttgaGGGCAAGACTTACAAGGAGCAGCCAAGGTCACTTggtctgttcagcctggagaagagaaggctgaggaggaACCTCATcgcagtctacaacttcctcatgggggggcagaggagggggaggtgccgacctctctctggtgaccagcaacagGACactaggaaaaggttcttcactgagagggtggtctgTCAcaggaacaggctccccagggaagcagtAACAGCACCAAGCCTGCCAGAGTTCAAGGAGAGTCTTCACGACACTCTAGTCATACAGTTTAGCATTAGGTAGTCATGCAAAGAGCAGGGAGTGGGACTTGATGATCcttgtgggtcccttccaactctagatattctgtgattctaattaTTAGAAGACACTTTTATATTACTAAAGTGCAGTTTAACTCTGGCTTTGTCATTCCCTTTCCAATGGGTATTAAAGTGACAACAAAAATCACTGGATTGTTATAGGTGGTTTTCAGGTTCTGTTTCTGGTTCCTTACTTGCCTCAAAGGATAATCCTGTTCTGCAAccaaatggcaaaaaaaaccccaacccaaaacacAAGCTTCTCCCCTTGCCCCCCACCTTAAGCTCATGCTGAAAGGACATGAACACTCTACTGTGTCTAAAGGCTTTGCTACAGAAATCTTTGTACCCAAGCTGAGGTAGATCAGTTGTTCAAACTTTAGTGCCAAGGACCCCAttaactttaaagaaaatgtaagtgAAATTTTAATAATTGCACTTCCTGAATTCAACTTCAGTTTTCTGAACAGGACACTGACTGAACCTGTCCATGGCTTCAAGTCACAAAATCTAATTTTGAAAGAATAGCCATCGATGTGTTACTCTAAATAGCAGGCTATTCAAGAAATTAAGACTTTAACAGCACTTTAAATAAAGAAAAGTGCTTtcctttattttacagttttctaatTTCTCTGACACAGGTTTTCGTTTTTGCATTTAGGTATTTTAGCAATATCTGGTGTTTTCACTGgtttctgtgttttaaatatttcactcCAGTGCCCAGTAGGAGTAACAGTGTGCTACCTGTTTAAGTTGTCTGTACAGTCCTTTTTAATAAATACTTGTTTCATGTCATGCTTTCTTCCTGCAGAGTATTTTCACATCTGTTATTTGCTTACGCTCCTGAGAAGCAGCCATATCCCAAAAGGCAAAATCCAGCTCTCTAATTTTACAGGATGCAATCTTCTGTTATACCTTTACAGAAACTTTATGGAGGCAAATATGGGTAAATATCTGTTCTAATGAGTtttagaaaatagaaaggaaaaagagaaagacaggTTTTAAACCTAGCCAAACTTCTCAGTCACATGTCTGGAACACAAACCTCTGTGTGCTTAAGCTCCAAGATTTCTGCATCTGCCTAAGAGTTATAGAATGTGGCTAATTCCCCAAACCAAGTGTTTCTGAAACAAACCTATCCTTTGCTACCACTGAAACTGGATAGTTTGCAGCATAAAAATGCCTAATTTATACTTGCAGGTGTCCAGTTATGAAACTCAAACAGACCCAGAAAAATAACAAGGAAATTGTGTCCCTCTGCTGCAGTTCAACCACTGAAAGCTCTGACTGGggcatttatttcagtttgtgaCAGATGCACAGAGCTTCAGCTTGAACCACTTCCCAGTCAATTTAAACTAATTCAAAACAAACCACTCTTAAATGGGAACAAGTCTTGCTCAGACAGGTTTCAGTTTAAGGAAGAGTGTCATATCCAACACCTTCTGTCAGGTGCTAGATTGCCAAGAAGCCAAAACCCAGATGTATTCTTCACAGTTCTTTACCACTGAGgaaccttgttttgttttgctttctaaagTTAAACTGAAAGCAGCAAGAGACATGATTCCCTCCCTGATTTAAGGTAGGGGATAGCTGTCTTCAAGAGAGTCCTGCTTTGCCATTAGGAGATTTTATCTTCTGGTAGTGCTTGCTAGAAGTTACTTCTCTCAAAGTGGTGACTGAGGATCTTATGGGAGCACTTCCTAACCCAGCTCTGTCAGGAAAGCCCACATATGAGGTACACTGCCAGCAGAGGTAACCTACTGCATGGTAATGAAAACAGTTCTGAGAAATAACCTACTTCATTGGCATTACCTGTATACAGAGAAGAATGTCTGTCCCAGACCTCACAGAGCTCAAAACCTGAGCTTGGTTAAATATAAAAGCAGCACGATCTGTCTTCAACCAACAAGACCTAACAACTGCCCTGATCTTCCTTTGTACCATGACAGCCATcccaagataaaaaaataaattattttgacttCTGTTGACTTTGTTTACTGCTACCTGAATTGTTCAAACTTTGAAACATTGTGCACTAATCTGTTCATCCAGATGCTCTTTCCAGTTCCTTAATCCTAACCCCAGCTGTAACATTACTTATACCATTAGTCACAAAGCTACTGCACTGACTCACACCTTCCCAAGAATTAACCCTGCAATATTCCCTGTAACAATGAGCTCCCAACCCCCTGATCTTCCTAACTCTAATATTAAAGTGTAGCATTAAAAATCACCTAATATATTtcaaggggaggggggaagcatcTGAGCACGTAAACCTTAAATCTACTCCTTAAAAATTTCTACTATTGTGTTCTTCAGCTTTCACTCTCCCTAACCTTACTCTAACTTCCCTCTCTTCCCAGAAACCAGTAAGACACTGACAGACCAGTGATATCTACCTATTTGTGACCCACTAAAGATCTTCAGTTTCTTGCAGTACTTGAGTTTTCCTACTTATTCTGTCCCACTGTCTAATTGTTTGTTCTTT encodes:
- the ZC4H2 gene encoding zinc finger C4H2 domain-containing protein isoform X1, with the translated sequence MADEQEIMCKLESIKEIRNKTLQMEKIKARLKAEFEALESEERHLKEYKQEMDLLLQEKMAHVEELRLIHADINVMENTIKQSENDLNKLLESTRRLHEEYKPLKEHVDALRMTLGLQRLPDLCEEEEKLSLDYFEKQKAEWQTEPQEPPIPESLAAAAAAAQQLQVARKQDTRQTATFRQQPPPMKACLSCHQQIHRNAPICPLCKAKSRSRNPKKPKRKQDE
- the ZC4H2 gene encoding zinc finger C4H2 domain-containing protein isoform X2, with the protein product MEKIKARLKAEFEALESEERHLKEYKQEMDLLLQEKMAHVEELRLIHADINVMENTIKQSENDLNKLLESTRRLHEEYKPLKEHVDALRMTLGLQRLPDLCEEEEKLSLDYFEKQKAEWQTEPQEPPIPESLAAAAAAAQQLQVARKQDTRQTATFRQQPPPMKACLSCHQQIHRNAPICPLCKAKSRSRNPKKPKRKQDE